One genomic region from Sphingobacterium sp. UGAL515B_05 encodes:
- a CDS encoding ATP-binding protein, with the protein MSILPILSRQFLLLISIISLCHAQNLKFETLSQENVLDKQAVLTIAQDKQGKLWFGGGANLFVYDSQNITNILVQDTVFKKVDYINKIAINANNDLFIATATQLFIFDIDKRKAVFKQGKPFQEKIAVADIQFLSDKIFLCTDKGLYQAIPTAGTYNLKKLINQSRVQSIIQTGPETYIMASMDGITSFSLKNNQISTNQNLIASPLPLKEQIFSTMYLHKNILWVGTKLHGIFQYNFVDKKWNNLTETNSNLLSNNIRKIVPTKQGDLLIGTLKGLSIFNGAPHFLNYKHNTSVKNSLSQNSIYDIFIDRQQITWIGTYFGGINAIYPDLIPIQHYSTRSRPGLSLNSDITGSFAESENAFWIGTEEEGINKIDKRTETTSPLSKLTQSNLIKDLYVRDNKIYAAQYGGGYSIIDAQSGNTQHFYLEKDLLNLKNNIYSIYVDPVHRIYLGTNKGLYIVDPGKPAAYNAALKTGTIDDIQADNKQHTYFLSGGTLFRKKPNESNIKPLKQLDTLTLGGFYVQPNGDIWLTSKEYLYHFDQHDQLTKVSRFPNNSLGWPIFVNNQVWLTSKNGLICYNPKTKHSYLLNQYDGLPVKNLLGAKVFASQTGTLFVTTLNGVVALDTRKIIFNQTIPEVLFRNIFLEESPLNYGRLQKTTDPNSYQLKLRHDENFVTINFSGSNFIKPQKNRYRYKLDGFDKDWVETSTPSIRYTNIPVGMHTLTIFASNNDGIWSSIPLRINIDIKPPFWRTWWAYLLYAGLFTLGVHFVIKFVVEREMLINSEREQEKKIKFFTQISHEIRTPLTLITAPLDEIISETANLTSTQNKVKRIKKNASKLLGVINELLDFKKFDDKHFVLKKTDISFREYIEDTFYLLNDLAKTKHLNYYIRQLDAVGLQSIDTVQFDKVMFNLLSNAIKYTPDYGTVYLELIESDDSFSINIVDNGIGIATDNQFKIFEEYYREEQANDAIGTGIGLALTKQIVLQHKGDIRCFSQDDEKGKWTVFTVTLPKQAGEKVEPQAIGLLGKETEDISISRPGTFDSSLQQTILIVEDNKELLATVVNLFHDTYTIITANNGEEALSKALEYIPDLIISDLMMPYMDGAQLCQAIKTNMVTSHIPFILLTAITDSHSQTLALELGANIYLTKPFDNKQLFLSAQNLLAISQKKSREFQVKTASFDNELDAQFISSLNELIEENIQSDGFDVNFIARTMGMSAPILYRKLKAISNLSLNNYVKTYRLNKARELLTSTMNISEVAYAVGFSDRKYFSKEFKKQFGYNPSEQIATPNQSS; encoded by the coding sequence ATGAGCATACTACCTATTTTATCGCGACAATTTCTGCTGTTGATATCCATCATTTCCCTTTGTCATGCCCAGAATTTAAAATTTGAGACATTAAGCCAGGAGAACGTATTGGATAAACAGGCGGTATTAACAATTGCTCAGGATAAACAAGGTAAACTTTGGTTCGGCGGCGGAGCCAACCTTTTTGTATACGACTCCCAGAATATCACTAATATTCTCGTACAGGATACGGTATTTAAAAAGGTAGATTACATTAACAAGATTGCCATCAACGCAAACAATGACCTTTTTATTGCTACAGCAACGCAATTATTCATTTTCGATATCGACAAACGCAAAGCGGTATTTAAACAGGGAAAACCTTTTCAAGAAAAAATTGCTGTCGCCGACATTCAGTTCCTTTCAGACAAAATATTTCTGTGCACCGACAAAGGGCTCTATCAGGCTATCCCCACAGCGGGTACCTACAATCTCAAAAAACTCATTAACCAATCCCGGGTACAATCGATTATTCAGACAGGACCTGAAACCTATATCATGGCGAGCATGGATGGCATAACGTCTTTTTCATTGAAAAATAATCAAATTTCTACGAACCAGAATCTTATAGCATCTCCCCTGCCTTTAAAAGAGCAGATTTTCAGCACAATGTATCTTCATAAAAATATCCTGTGGGTTGGCACAAAATTGCATGGAATATTCCAATACAACTTCGTTGATAAAAAATGGAATAACCTAACAGAAACAAATAGTAATCTGCTCAGCAATAACATCCGGAAAATTGTCCCAACTAAACAAGGAGACCTACTGATTGGTACACTAAAAGGGCTCTCCATCTTTAATGGGGCACCACATTTCTTAAACTATAAACATAATACCTCCGTCAAAAACTCATTGAGTCAAAACTCCATCTATGATATTTTTATTGATCGACAACAGATCACCTGGATAGGAACTTATTTTGGAGGAATCAATGCCATCTACCCCGATCTGATCCCCATACAGCATTATTCAACGCGTTCGCGTCCAGGTCTCAGCCTCAATAGCGATATCACTGGCAGTTTTGCAGAGTCAGAAAATGCGTTTTGGATTGGAACAGAAGAAGAAGGAATCAACAAAATTGACAAAAGAACAGAAACGACCTCTCCTTTGTCTAAATTAACCCAGTCAAATCTGATCAAGGATCTATACGTTAGAGATAACAAAATTTATGCAGCACAGTATGGCGGTGGTTATTCCATTATCGATGCACAATCTGGAAACACACAACACTTTTACCTTGAAAAAGATCTCCTGAATCTCAAAAACAATATTTATAGCATTTACGTCGATCCCGTACATCGCATTTACCTCGGAACCAATAAAGGGCTTTACATCGTCGATCCCGGAAAGCCTGCAGCATATAACGCTGCCTTAAAAACAGGTACAATTGATGATATCCAAGCCGATAATAAACAGCATACTTATTTTCTCAGCGGAGGTACACTTTTTCGCAAAAAACCGAATGAATCAAACATAAAACCATTAAAACAACTGGACACATTGACGCTAGGTGGGTTTTATGTTCAGCCGAATGGGGACATCTGGCTGACATCCAAAGAATACTTATATCATTTTGACCAGCATGATCAATTAACCAAGGTATCTCGCTTTCCAAACAACTCATTAGGCTGGCCCATCTTTGTGAACAATCAGGTATGGCTTACCAGTAAAAATGGACTAATATGCTATAATCCCAAAACAAAACATAGTTACCTCCTGAATCAATATGACGGTTTACCGGTCAAAAATCTACTTGGAGCCAAAGTCTTTGCCAGCCAAACGGGAACACTGTTCGTCACGACACTCAATGGTGTAGTTGCCCTAGATACCCGAAAAATAATCTTCAATCAGACTATACCCGAGGTACTCTTCCGAAATATCTTTCTCGAAGAGTCACCATTGAACTACGGACGGCTTCAGAAAACAACAGATCCCAATAGCTATCAGCTCAAACTCCGACATGATGAAAACTTTGTTACGATTAATTTCTCAGGTTCTAATTTCATCAAACCACAAAAGAATAGATACCGATACAAGCTCGATGGTTTTGACAAGGATTGGGTTGAAACTAGTACTCCCTCAATACGCTATACCAATATTCCGGTCGGAATGCATACTTTGACCATATTCGCCAGTAACAACGATGGCATTTGGAGCAGTATCCCCCTACGGATCAATATCGATATTAAACCTCCCTTTTGGAGAACCTGGTGGGCCTATCTGTTGTATGCGGGCTTGTTCACCTTGGGTGTACATTTTGTCATCAAGTTTGTTGTCGAACGTGAGATGTTGATCAATTCAGAACGGGAACAGGAAAAGAAAATAAAATTCTTCACACAGATATCGCACGAAATTCGCACACCGTTGACGTTGATTACAGCTCCATTAGACGAAATTATCTCCGAAACGGCCAATCTGACTTCTACACAAAACAAAGTAAAACGGATAAAAAAGAATGCCAGTAAACTGCTTGGTGTAATCAACGAGTTGCTGGACTTTAAAAAATTCGATGATAAACACTTTGTACTGAAGAAAACCGACATCTCTTTTAGGGAATACATAGAAGATACGTTCTACTTACTGAATGACCTTGCCAAAACAAAACATCTCAACTATTATATACGTCAGTTGGATGCAGTAGGATTACAATCCATCGATACCGTGCAATTTGATAAAGTGATGTTTAATCTACTGTCCAATGCTATCAAATACACACCAGATTATGGTACAGTTTACCTGGAGTTGATCGAAAGCGATGACTCGTTTTCCATAAACATAGTTGATAACGGCATTGGCATTGCTACAGACAATCAGTTTAAAATATTTGAAGAATACTATCGTGAAGAACAAGCTAATGATGCGATCGGCACAGGCATTGGATTGGCACTTACCAAACAAATTGTACTGCAACACAAGGGAGACATTCGTTGTTTTTCACAGGACGATGAAAAAGGAAAATGGACGGTATTTACGGTAACCTTACCGAAACAAGCTGGCGAGAAAGTAGAACCGCAAGCAATAGGCCTCCTTGGAAAGGAAACAGAAGACATTAGCATATCCAGACCAGGCACATTCGACAGCTCCTTGCAACAGACGATTTTAATTGTAGAAGACAATAAAGAATTATTAGCAACAGTTGTCAATCTGTTTCATGATACCTACACGATCATTACAGCAAACAATGGTGAAGAGGCTCTTTCCAAGGCATTGGAATATATCCCTGATCTGATTATTTCAGACCTCATGATGCCTTACATGGACGGTGCTCAATTGTGTCAGGCCATTAAAACAAATATGGTAACAAGCCACATTCCATTCATTTTGCTGACGGCCATAACCGATAGCCATTCACAAACCTTAGCACTAGAACTGGGCGCCAATATCTATTTGACAAAACCCTTCGACAATAAACAATTATTCCTGTCTGCTCAAAATCTCTTGGCTATCAGCCAGAAAAAAAGTAGAGAATTTCAGGTCAAAACAGCTTCATTCGACAATGAACTTGATGCGCAATTTATCTCATCCCTAAATGAGTTGATCGAAGAAAATATTCAGTCAGATGGCTTTGATGTCAATTTTATAGCGCGAACAATGGGAATGAGCGCTCCAATTCTCTATCGTAAACTGAAGGCCATATCCAATTTATCACTCAATAATTATGTCAAAACGTATAGGTTAAACAAAGCAAGAGAATTACTGACATCGACCATGAATATCAGTGAAGTTGCTTATGCAGTGGGCTTTTCTGACAGGAAATACTTCAGTAAGGAATTTAAAAAACAGTTTGGATACAACCCATCGGAACAGATCGCGACGCCTAATCAAAGTAGCTAA
- a CDS encoding glycosyl hydrolase family 95 catalytic domain-containing protein, whose amino-acid sequence MMNLRILFLLVCILCQPFGGSAQYRIPVLGHTIYEGVFTGNGLLGTMTYLAGKNSMRVDIGRTDIYDHRANSADKLFDQARMSLGHFELALESPIVQAQGEIHLKDAYAEAKVSTGQGMVRIRTTTLSNDNIILLEVFKKDFNGNYQLTWKPDEAISPRMGFSYTQKPKNYPTNPKGSFGTQGETKYFDQPLLAGGGYVTAYCGRSSKEVDTYLITVDYNQQGTAYVKKAINYVQNFNEQKLTKGLASHRKWWTDYFAASTLELPDTVYQQFYDMQLYKLASATRSDKPAMDLQGPWTSSTPWPAYWLNLNMQLAYSPVFKANQLGIANSLIQMIDRNKDNLRQNVPEPYRYNSLAVGRSSGPSLWSPVLLAKNVSLDAASDGEKELGNLVWLLHSYYQYYRATLSQEVYDRLFPLLKEAINYHLHLLEKNQAGKYHIGVKTYSPEYSKGYAYDTNYDLSIFKWGLKTLIELDQERGGKDKLHAVWKDVLANLIDYPQDVDGFMIAKDLPYGESHRHYSHLMMIYPFYDINWDQVNNQSLIERSIAHWQGKKQLLQGYSFTGAASMYAMMGRGDSALASLDVLLQKYIKANTLYAESGPVIETPLAAMASIQELCMQYWNGVLRVFPAIPHKWKNVSFTNFLTDGGNLVSAERKDGKTASIRIKSQYGGRLRLKSDIGIPEVKIQGKGTFDIRKDGIIDLNLDKGAIALISVH is encoded by the coding sequence ATGATGAATCTAAGAATACTGTTTTTACTCGTTTGCATCCTATGCCAGCCATTTGGAGGATCAGCTCAATATAGAATTCCAGTGTTGGGCCATACGATTTATGAAGGTGTGTTTACTGGAAATGGTCTCCTGGGAACGATGACCTACTTAGCTGGTAAGAATTCGATGCGTGTGGATATTGGAAGAACTGATATTTATGATCATCGAGCGAATTCGGCCGATAAATTGTTTGATCAGGCGCGTATGTCGTTAGGTCATTTTGAATTGGCATTAGAAAGCCCGATTGTGCAGGCACAAGGAGAAATTCATTTAAAAGACGCCTATGCTGAGGCGAAAGTCAGCACAGGCCAAGGGATGGTGAGAATTCGGACGACCACCTTATCAAATGACAACATTATTTTGCTAGAGGTATTTAAAAAAGATTTTAACGGGAATTACCAGCTTACATGGAAGCCCGACGAAGCCATCAGTCCAAGGATGGGATTCAGCTATACGCAAAAACCGAAAAACTATCCGACAAATCCAAAAGGAAGTTTTGGCACGCAAGGCGAAACAAAATATTTTGATCAGCCTCTTCTAGCTGGTGGAGGGTATGTGACGGCTTATTGTGGCCGATCCAGCAAAGAAGTGGATACCTATTTAATTACCGTAGATTATAACCAGCAGGGAACCGCTTATGTCAAAAAGGCGATCAATTATGTTCAGAATTTTAATGAACAAAAGTTAACGAAGGGACTGGCATCCCATCGTAAGTGGTGGACAGACTATTTTGCAGCATCTACACTGGAGCTGCCAGATACGGTTTACCAGCAGTTTTATGATATGCAACTGTATAAGCTTGCCAGTGCAACAAGGTCAGATAAACCCGCTATGGATTTACAGGGACCCTGGACAAGTTCAACTCCTTGGCCAGCGTACTGGCTTAATCTTAATATGCAACTTGCTTATTCTCCTGTTTTCAAAGCGAACCAGCTCGGCATTGCAAACTCGTTGATTCAGATGATTGATCGGAATAAAGATAATTTAAGACAAAATGTTCCCGAGCCTTATCGCTATAACAGTTTGGCTGTAGGTCGCTCCTCGGGGCCAAGCTTATGGAGTCCTGTTCTTCTGGCAAAAAATGTTTCATTGGATGCGGCTTCCGATGGAGAAAAGGAGCTAGGGAATCTCGTATGGCTGTTGCATAGTTATTATCAATATTATCGAGCGACCCTGTCGCAGGAAGTATATGATCGTTTATTTCCGCTACTGAAGGAAGCGATAAATTATCATTTGCACTTATTGGAAAAAAATCAAGCAGGAAAATACCATATCGGTGTGAAAACCTATTCACCAGAATATTCAAAAGGGTATGCTTATGATACAAATTATGATCTTTCTATTTTCAAATGGGGGCTCAAGACGCTTATTGAGCTGGATCAAGAAAGAGGCGGCAAGGATAAACTTCACGCTGTCTGGAAAGACGTATTGGCCAACTTGATTGATTATCCACAAGATGTCGATGGCTTTATGATCGCAAAAGATCTTCCCTATGGCGAATCGCATCGTCACTATTCGCATCTAATGATGATTTATCCTTTTTACGATATAAACTGGGATCAGGTAAATAATCAATCTCTTATTGAGCGCTCTATTGCACATTGGCAGGGCAAAAAGCAATTGTTGCAGGGCTATTCATTTACGGGGGCTGCCTCTATGTATGCCATGATGGGAAGAGGAGACTCGGCTTTGGCTTCGCTGGATGTGCTATTGCAGAAATATATTAAAGCCAATACACTATATGCTGAAAGCGGTCCGGTGATAGAAACCCCACTGGCAGCGATGGCCAGTATTCAAGAATTGTGTATGCAGTATTGGAATGGTGTATTACGCGTGTTTCCTGCTATTCCTCATAAATGGAAGAATGTTTCCTTTACCAATTTTTTGACAGATGGTGGAAATCTCGTATCAGCAGAGCGGAAAGATGGAAAAACAGCCAGCATCCGGATCAAAAGTCAATATGGAGGTCGTCTACGATTAAAATCCGATATCGGAATACCAGAGGTAAAGATACAAGGAAAAGGTACGTTTGATATAAGGAAAGACGGAATAATTGATCTGAATCTTGATAAGGGGGCAATCGCTTTGATTAGTGTACATTGA
- a CDS encoding glycoside hydrolase family 88 protein codes for MKLKQLSVLLLAILGTSTVLQAQTAKPNLSKAFIQQQLDAAAKQIKVLANETPAEKFPKTFENGKEVFSSSSWWCSGFYPGTLLYLYEGTKDEGLLKKATEKLTYLEKEKNNKGTHDLGFMLFCSFGNALRLTGDNQKYGPVLSTGANSLASRYSPTTKTIRSWDHGSWQYPVIIDNMMNLEFLTQVSKMTGDKKFYDIAVSHAETTLKNHFRKDYSSYHVIDYNKNTGKAIGKKTHQGAFDESAWSRGQGWALYGYTMMYRETKKKDFLKQAQQIAKYILNNPNLPADLVPYWDFDKDKIAQSDKMYPNKDLRDVSAAALYASALLELSQYTKGSEALNYFEKAETILKNLSKAPYLAPYGQNGGYILQHSVGALPLNSEIDVPLTYADYYYVEALVRYQRLLAGEPMIKEIAK; via the coding sequence ATGAAATTAAAACAACTTTCCGTGTTATTATTGGCCATTTTGGGTACTTCGACTGTCCTTCAGGCGCAAACGGCAAAACCGAATCTATCCAAAGCGTTTATTCAGCAGCAGTTAGATGCTGCAGCGAAGCAAATCAAAGTCCTGGCGAACGAAACTCCGGCAGAAAAATTTCCAAAAACTTTCGAAAATGGCAAAGAGGTATTTTCTTCGTCGAGCTGGTGGTGCTCGGGGTTTTATCCAGGAACATTGTTGTATTTATATGAAGGTACCAAAGATGAAGGGCTATTAAAGAAAGCAACCGAGAAATTGACCTATCTAGAAAAAGAAAAGAACAACAAGGGTACACATGATTTAGGGTTTATGTTATTCTGTAGTTTTGGAAACGCACTGCGTCTCACGGGTGATAACCAAAAGTATGGTCCAGTACTCAGCACCGGCGCCAATTCCCTGGCATCTCGCTATAGTCCAACTACCAAAACGATCCGTTCTTGGGATCACGGATCATGGCAGTATCCGGTTATAATCGATAATATGATGAACCTGGAGTTTTTGACACAGGTGTCTAAAATGACTGGAGATAAGAAATTCTATGATATTGCGGTATCGCACGCTGAAACAACCTTGAAAAATCACTTTAGAAAAGATTATAGTTCATACCATGTAATCGATTATAATAAAAACACAGGTAAGGCCATTGGTAAAAAGACCCACCAAGGCGCATTTGATGAATCGGCATGGTCAAGAGGACAAGGATGGGCGCTGTATGGTTATACCATGATGTATCGCGAGACAAAGAAGAAAGACTTTTTGAAGCAGGCCCAGCAAATCGCGAAATATATCTTAAACAATCCGAATCTGCCTGCTGATCTGGTTCCCTACTGGGATTTTGATAAAGATAAAATTGCGCAGTCAGATAAAATGTATCCGAATAAGGATCTACGAGATGTGTCTGCGGCGGCACTATATGCATCAGCTTTGTTAGAGCTCTCACAATATACAAAAGGAAGCGAAGCCCTAAATTATTTTGAAAAAGCAGAAACGATTCTTAAAAACCTGTCCAAGGCCCCTTATCTGGCACCTTATGGTCAAAATGGAGGTTATATCTTACAACATAGCGTTGGAGCGCTACCGTTAAATTCGGAAATCGATGTGCCGTTGACCTATGCCGATTACTATTATGTGGAGGCCCTGGTCCGATACCAACGCTTATTGGCGGGCGAACCAATGATTAAAGAGATTGCTAAATAA
- a CDS encoding TonB-dependent receptor yields MAKFYKVGLSAMMMFTVGAGMAQQKISITGRITDSQGAPLSGVTIREKGGSVSTSTNANGTYSLSVGSNATIVVSYIGYQNQEVVVNGRSVVNVTMDGTSSVIDEVVVVGYGKQKKEKLLGSVSTIDAKQIENRPVTNVSTALSGVAAGVQVKQGTGRPGADGATIRVRGIGTMNNAEALVVIDGIVGTMDAVNPNDIETISVLKDASSASIYGTRAANGVILITTKKGKANQKTQLTYSGILSKTKPMGTPEFVSDYVRHMELMNEGTFNLGKPNKYAESTIEQWRKANVDPNGVMAPSGLPNYIAYPNTDWTDWIYNSSWLQSHNISATGGSESTNYMISGRILDNPGIMQNTGAKKYELRTNLSTKIGDRLTIGTNTFASTEDRKKANVDNLYNFLRQSTPGVYPMYDGKFGGAVAAEESVQLNNLMQYLYEPQGMDKVSNFNSTIFANVKIIKGLTFETKFNYLTRFREQTGSSIPVDKYNFATGAIVFPAGVAANLTLSQSYENLRTLTFDNVLRYETTIGKHNIGALLGHNEFQTKWYTFSASKRGVIDPTISNISTANEMNSIDGNEYETSMRSFFGRVNYDFDGKYLVEFNLRRDASSKFGKDKQVGYFPSVGLGWLLSKESFMKGLDPYVQNVKLRGSWGKLGNDRNNGDPNSENYFPALAFYGNVGYSYGGSQVSGLERSKFGNRMLAWEESENKEVGLEFSTFKNKAYVEVNYYNKLTSGILVPEQLPLTTGNTSAPIVNSAAMRNSGIELNLTWKDKIGEVSYNIGGNFAYNKSRVTKLKGQLVRGWNDVNGTNSYSTNIGQVSNAVGTNQRNLEGHTYREFYVRQRYKGDGSYYSSDGSVNPNGGPRDGMIRTEADYKWAQDMKTAGYSFSPVNTLGKEQLYYGDFLYADLNGDKIYGNENDLDFTGTSDIPKYIYGFNLGFSYKGFDLQMLWSGEGKLQYYWNDEGYSNNIVRDGNGISKRVADDHYFYDPANPSDSRTNLTGSYARLKYNGETINNVANNYYLYDADFIKLRNLQIGYTFNNRLTERLHVRNLRVYFSGENLLMFTKFPGADPEIGAGAKYPTMKQYAFGLNFGF; encoded by the coding sequence ATGGCAAAGTTTTACAAAGTTGGACTGTCTGCTATGATGATGTTTACTGTGGGTGCGGGTATGGCACAACAGAAAATTTCAATTACGGGGCGGATTACAGACAGTCAGGGAGCACCTTTATCGGGTGTAACGATTCGAGAAAAGGGCGGAAGTGTTTCTACTTCTACAAATGCTAATGGTACCTATTCATTGTCTGTTGGCTCCAATGCGACTATCGTAGTTTCTTACATCGGTTATCAAAATCAAGAAGTTGTTGTCAATGGGCGTAGTGTCGTCAATGTAACTATGGACGGTACAAGTTCGGTAATTGATGAGGTTGTTGTGGTGGGGTACGGAAAGCAGAAAAAGGAAAAGCTTTTGGGGTCTGTCAGTACAATTGATGCAAAGCAAATTGAAAATAGACCTGTCACAAATGTTTCTACGGCATTAAGTGGTGTTGCTGCTGGTGTACAGGTAAAACAAGGGACTGGTCGACCAGGCGCCGATGGCGCTACTATTCGCGTACGTGGTATCGGTACAATGAACAATGCTGAAGCATTGGTTGTTATTGATGGAATTGTTGGAACAATGGATGCGGTAAATCCAAATGACATTGAAACAATTTCTGTTTTGAAAGATGCGTCTTCTGCTTCAATCTATGGTACACGTGCGGCAAACGGGGTTATATTAATCACAACTAAAAAAGGTAAGGCAAATCAAAAGACTCAATTGACTTATTCAGGAATTCTTTCCAAGACCAAACCGATGGGAACACCTGAGTTTGTGTCGGATTACGTACGTCACATGGAGTTAATGAATGAAGGAACCTTCAATCTGGGAAAACCGAATAAGTATGCTGAATCTACCATAGAGCAGTGGCGAAAAGCAAATGTGGATCCAAATGGTGTTATGGCTCCTTCGGGTTTGCCAAATTATATTGCTTATCCAAATACAGATTGGACAGATTGGATCTATAACTCGAGCTGGCTTCAGAGTCATAATATATCCGCAACTGGGGGATCGGAGTCTACCAATTATATGATTTCCGGACGGATTTTGGACAATCCAGGTATTATGCAAAACACTGGCGCCAAAAAGTATGAATTAAGAACGAATCTGAGCACTAAAATTGGAGACCGTTTAACAATTGGGACAAACACTTTTGCATCAACAGAAGATCGGAAAAAAGCAAACGTTGATAATCTGTATAATTTCTTAAGGCAGTCAACCCCGGGTGTATATCCGATGTATGATGGGAAATTTGGAGGAGCGGTAGCAGCTGAAGAGTCCGTTCAATTGAACAATCTGATGCAGTATCTATATGAACCTCAGGGAATGGATAAAGTATCAAATTTTAACTCCACTATTTTTGCCAATGTTAAAATTATTAAAGGATTAACTTTTGAAACCAAATTCAACTATCTGACACGCTTCAGAGAGCAGACCGGCAGCAGTATTCCTGTAGATAAGTATAATTTTGCGACTGGTGCAATTGTTTTCCCTGCCGGTGTGGCAGCTAATCTTACGCTTTCTCAAAGCTATGAAAATCTTCGTACGTTGACTTTTGACAATGTGCTCCGTTATGAAACAACTATAGGTAAGCATAATATAGGCGCATTATTGGGGCATAATGAGTTCCAAACCAAATGGTACACGTTCTCTGCATCAAAAAGAGGAGTTATCGATCCAACAATTTCTAATATCAGTACAGCAAATGAAATGAATAGCATTGATGGTAACGAATATGAAACCAGTATGCGGTCTTTCTTTGGACGGGTGAATTATGACTTTGATGGAAAATATCTGGTAGAATTCAATTTGCGTCGAGATGCATCCTCCAAATTCGGAAAAGATAAACAGGTCGGTTATTTTCCTTCTGTAGGTTTGGGCTGGTTGCTTTCTAAAGAATCGTTTATGAAAGGTTTAGATCCTTATGTTCAGAACGTTAAGTTGCGCGGATCTTGGGGTAAATTGGGGAATGACCGAAATAACGGGGATCCAAACAGTGAGAATTATTTCCCGGCACTTGCTTTTTATGGAAATGTAGGTTATTCCTACGGCGGGTCACAAGTGAGTGGTTTGGAACGGAGCAAATTTGGAAATAGGATGTTAGCTTGGGAAGAAAGTGAAAATAAAGAGGTGGGACTTGAATTCTCTACTTTCAAGAATAAGGCTTATGTCGAGGTGAATTACTATAACAAACTAACCTCCGGAATATTGGTTCCTGAACAATTGCCGCTAACAACCGGCAATACTTCGGCTCCAATTGTCAACTCGGCGGCTATGCGTAATAGTGGTATAGAACTCAATCTGACTTGGAAGGATAAAATAGGTGAAGTGAGCTACAATATCGGTGGTAATTTTGCTTACAATAAAAGCCGGGTGACCAAACTTAAAGGCCAGTTGGTAAGAGGTTGGAATGATGTCAATGGTACGAATAGCTACAGTACCAATATTGGACAGGTATCCAATGCTGTTGGTACAAACCAACGTAATTTGGAAGGACATACATATAGAGAGTTTTATGTAAGACAGCGCTATAAAGGGGATGGTAGTTACTATTCTAGTGATGGATCTGTGAACCCGAATGGTGGACCACGGGATGGTATGATCCGTACCGAAGCGGATTATAAATGGGCTCAGGATATGAAAACGGCTGGTTATAGTTTTTCTCCAGTAAATACTTTGGGTAAAGAACAACTTTATTATGGTGATTTTCTTTATGCAGATTTAAATGGAGATAAGATCTATGGCAATGAGAACGATCTTGATTTCACAGGAACCTCCGATATTCCGAAATATATTTATGGATTTAATCTGGGATTTTCCTATAAAGGGTTTGATCTGCAAATGCTGTGGTCTGGTGAAGGTAAATTGCAATACTATTGGAATGATGAAGGTTATAGCAACAACATTGTTCGTGACGGAAACGGAATTTCAAAACGTGTGGCAGATGACCATTATTTTTATGATCCTGCTAATCCGAGCGACTCCCGTACAAATCTGACCGGATCTTATGCGCGCTTAAAATATAACGGCGAAACTATCAATAACGTAGCGAACAACTATTACCTCTATGATGCAGACTTCATTAAATTGAGGAATTTGCAAATCGGTTATACATTTAATAATAGGCTTACCGAACGTCTGCATGTACGTAATCTACGCGTATACTTCTCTGGTGAGAATCTATTGATGTTTACAAAATTCCCTGGAGCTGATCCAGAAATCGGAGCTGGAGCTAAGTATCCAACGATGAAACAATATGCATTCGGTTTGAATTTTGGATTCTAA